From Streptomyces yatensis, one genomic window encodes:
- a CDS encoding LysR family transcriptional regulator has protein sequence MELRQLEYFVAVAEERNFTRAAEKVHVAQPGVSAQIRRLERELGEQLLDRSGRSVRLTEAGAAVLPYARAALAAVEGARLAVDELTGLLRGHVAVGTVTSHSVDLPGLLAEFHDAHPAVEITLTEATSDELLEGLRTGRLDAAIVSVGATTPAGVELEVITDQPIVAAVSPGHELAVHSAISLDTLRGRALISLPRGTGLRTRIDEACAAAGFTPHIAFEASDPEVLAQLAERGLGAAILPGAFAEARSDRLRSVRIDRPALRGRLAFAWRADGPSGPAGRALVERARTALAG, from the coding sequence ATGGAGCTGCGGCAGCTTGAATACTTCGTGGCGGTGGCCGAGGAGCGGAACTTCACCCGGGCCGCGGAGAAGGTGCATGTGGCCCAGCCCGGGGTCAGCGCACAGATCCGCCGGCTGGAGCGCGAGCTGGGCGAGCAGCTGCTGGACCGCTCGGGCCGCTCGGTGCGGCTGACCGAGGCGGGCGCGGCGGTGCTCCCCTACGCACGGGCCGCGCTCGCGGCGGTGGAGGGCGCCCGGCTCGCGGTCGACGAGCTGACCGGGCTGCTGCGCGGCCATGTCGCGGTCGGGACGGTCACCTCGCACAGCGTGGATCTGCCGGGGCTGCTGGCGGAGTTCCACGACGCCCACCCGGCGGTGGAGATCACCCTCACCGAGGCCACCTCGGACGAGCTGCTGGAGGGCCTGCGCACGGGACGGCTCGACGCGGCGATCGTCAGCGTGGGCGCCACGACCCCGGCCGGTGTCGAGCTGGAGGTGATCACGGACCAGCCGATCGTGGCCGCGGTCAGCCCGGGCCATGAGCTCGCCGTGCACTCGGCCATCTCGCTGGACACCCTGCGGGGCCGTGCGCTGATCAGCCTGCCGCGCGGCACCGGGCTGCGCACCCGGATCGACGAGGCGTGCGCGGCCGCCGGTTTCACTCCGCATATCGCCTTCGAGGCCAGCGATCCGGAGGTGCTGGCACAGCTCGCCGAGCGGGGGCTGGGCGCGGCGATCCTGCCCGGTGCGTTCGCCGAGGCGCGGTCGGACCGGCTGCGGTCGGTCCGCATCGACCGGCCGGCCCTGCGCGGGCGGCTGGCCTTCGCCTGGCGGGCGGACGGCCCGAGCGGCCCGGCCGGCCGGGCCCTGGTCGAGCGCGCCCGCACCGCCCTGGCGGGCTGA